The Actinomycetes bacterium genome segment AGGAGGCGGCGGCTTCTCAGGAGGCTTCGGCTGCACCGTGACCACCGAGAACTGCATCACCTTGCGCGGCCGCGGCGACTCGCGGTTGCTGGCAATCCACCGCACCGCGTACGCCGCGCCCGCAAGCAGCACCAGGCCCACCGCCAGCTGGACGCCGTTCCGCCGCACGAAGTCGCCCGCCCGCGGGAGCGGCGAGTCGTCCTCCCGGGGTGCGCGCGGCTCGGTCACGTCACTTCACCAGCGGCTTGGTGGCGAGTCCGACGGTGGTGATGTTCAGCTTGGCCAGCAGGTCGAGCACGTCGATCACGCCCTGGTACTGGACCTGGCCGTCCCCGCGAACCACCACCGGGAACTCGGGGGTGATGGCCTTCTGCTGGGCGAGCCGCTGCTCCAGCTCGGGGAGGGTCACCGGGATTGTGTCGAGGAAGATCTTCCCGTCCTGGGTGACGGTGATCGCCTTGGTCGTCGGCTTGGCCAGGCTCTTCGCCGGGCTGGCCTTGGGCAGGTTCACGCGCATCCCCTGCACCGTGGCGGTGGTCATGATGACGAAGATGACGAGCAGCACGTACGCCAGGTCGAGCATCGGCGTGATGTTGATGTCGTCGTAGACCTTGTCCTCTGACTGGGCCTTCATCGGCCCACCTCCGGCGACGGCACGGCCTCGCGCGGGGGCGGAGGGGGACGCTTCGCCGCGGGCACGGGCTGGACCGGCGAAACCGGGCGGACCGACGAGACGCCGTCCGCGTACGCCTCGGCGATCTTCGTGACCAGCTCGTCGACGAAGACCTGCATGTTGGCCGTGACGTCCTTGGCCCGCGTCAGTAGCCAGTTGTAGCCAAACAGTGCGGGGATGGCGACGGCGAGACCGGCCACCGTGGCCACCAGCGCTGCGGCGATTCCCGGGGCGATGGCATTGACGTTCACGTCGCCTGCGGCCGCGATGGCCGCGAAGGTGA includes the following:
- a CDS encoding biopolymer transporter ExbD, producing MKAQSEDKVYDDINITPMLDLAYVLLVIFVIMTTATVQGMRVNLPKASPAKSLAKPTTKAITVTQDGKIFLDTIPVTLPELEQRLAQQKAITPEFPVVVRGDGQVQYQGVIDVLDLLAKLNITTVGLATKPLVK